The following proteins come from a genomic window of Gimesia chilikensis:
- a CDS encoding PSD1 and planctomycete cytochrome C domain-containing protein, which produces MMKQSPKLPHFILLICLSLLSVFANESRAESEKPQQVERMRFFEEHVRPLLLKHCIDCHGPKKQFAELRLDSREHLLKGGESGPAIVVNQPEDSLLISAVKRESLEMPPDRTLSPDEIKVLTTWIEQGAVWPDSARLADTKSVDFSRHWSFQPIQNPPRPAVKNTSWPQNDIDYFILARLEAEQLSPSPPAYPATLLKRMHWDLTGLLPSFEETSQFSSSFSPTASQATVDKLLDSPHYGERWGRHWLDLARYADTKGYVFFEKPTFHNAFTYRDYVIDSFNQDKPFNQFVLEQLAADYLTDELPHKTLAALGFITVGPRFKNDTHDIISDRIDVVTRGFLGLTVGCARCHDHKYDPISIEDYYSLYGVFRNSLQPIDLPFRDQDSLSPQLAEQAQKIQQTAQELNQLYQQKHQKVLEDTHLRLAEYLTVAQSQRNGPDTVKFDVIVDGDDLNPEVLLLWQEFLDLSEKSEDPVFSLWHKLAKLPAADFQPQALKLLQHSVQNQKTSPTERLIADHLLKQSPQTFEDVIRGYASLFKQIDQAWDTRIVTAARPGQQKTSQPFPEASTDVLNAFYSPHSPLVMPLHGYTVLRLFPDRKQQQKVKELNDALDQARAAAPAELAQMLALQDAKQIIEPRVFKRGNPGMPAQAIPRRYLHFFDQVSAEPFSQGSGRLELAQAIISPENPLTARVIVNRVWQHHFGQGLVSTPSDFGIQGAKPSHPELLDHLARWFMQHDWSIKQLHRYIMSSATYQQQSRSNVAGEKRDPANKLLWRMNRRRQDFETMRDTLLQVSHQLNLTVGGKSVRGIAATANKRRTLYTFIDRQNVPGLLRTFDFPSPDVSSGARNSTSVPGQSLFLMNHPLVLNAARILGEQAHKSPDSQAGIRQLFQSILQREPTSDELQAMQQFLESDQVESPPAPVIAEWEYGYGAYDEKTETLSNFKSLPFWNGKQYQGGNKLPDPKIGWVFLDNTGGHPGNDMQHVAVIRWRAPETMTVSLHGKLSHELPQGNGVRGRVLIAGKKVLGPWTLHQKSVDTNLEKIQLKQGQTIDFVVDIAGQLGFDSFAWSPEIKTQSLALTATSGKKTEQTPARQWNYSRDFRKPEPVRITPWQSLAQILLLSNEFQFID; this is translated from the coding sequence ATGATGAAACAATCTCCGAAATTGCCGCACTTCATACTGTTGATCTGCCTGTCTCTGCTCAGTGTCTTTGCGAACGAAAGTCGTGCAGAATCGGAGAAACCGCAACAGGTGGAGCGGATGCGTTTTTTTGAAGAACACGTGCGGCCCCTGCTCCTCAAACATTGCATCGATTGCCACGGCCCCAAAAAACAGTTTGCAGAACTCCGCCTCGATTCGCGTGAGCATCTGCTCAAAGGCGGGGAAAGTGGTCCCGCAATCGTCGTAAATCAACCTGAAGACAGTCTGCTGATTTCCGCCGTCAAACGGGAATCACTGGAGATGCCCCCCGATCGGACACTCTCTCCTGATGAAATCAAAGTTCTCACAACGTGGATTGAACAGGGAGCAGTCTGGCCTGATTCCGCCAGGTTGGCTGACACGAAATCAGTCGATTTCTCCCGGCACTGGTCCTTTCAACCCATTCAGAACCCGCCACGACCTGCCGTCAAGAATACCAGTTGGCCTCAAAACGATATCGATTATTTCATCCTTGCCCGACTCGAAGCCGAACAGCTCTCCCCCTCTCCTCCGGCCTATCCCGCTACACTTTTGAAACGCATGCACTGGGATCTGACTGGTCTGCTCCCCAGTTTTGAAGAAACCAGCCAATTTTCCAGTTCCTTCAGCCCCACGGCATCGCAAGCCACAGTCGACAAATTACTGGACTCTCCCCATTACGGCGAGCGCTGGGGCAGGCACTGGCTCGACCTCGCCCGCTATGCAGACACCAAAGGTTACGTCTTTTTTGAAAAGCCCACCTTTCATAATGCATTCACCTACCGTGATTATGTTATTGACAGCTTCAATCAGGATAAGCCATTCAACCAGTTTGTTCTCGAACAACTGGCAGCAGACTATCTGACAGATGAACTGCCCCACAAAACATTAGCGGCCCTCGGTTTCATCACTGTCGGTCCCCGCTTCAAAAATGATACCCACGATATTATTTCGGACCGCATCGACGTCGTCACCCGCGGATTTCTCGGACTGACCGTCGGCTGTGCCCGCTGTCACGACCATAAATATGATCCGATCAGCATTGAAGACTACTACTCGCTGTATGGCGTCTTTCGGAATTCACTGCAGCCCATTGATCTCCCCTTCCGCGATCAGGATTCTCTCTCTCCTCAACTGGCCGAACAGGCGCAGAAGATTCAGCAGACAGCTCAGGAACTGAATCAGCTCTATCAGCAGAAACATCAGAAAGTTCTCGAGGACACGCACCTGCGACTCGCAGAGTATCTGACCGTAGCCCAGTCCCAGCGAAACGGACCGGACACTGTCAAGTTTGATGTGATTGTCGACGGCGATGACCTCAACCCCGAAGTCCTGCTGCTCTGGCAGGAATTCCTGGACCTTTCCGAGAAAAGTGAGGATCCCGTATTCTCGCTCTGGCATAAACTCGCAAAACTTCCTGCCGCTGACTTTCAGCCTCAAGCCCTCAAGTTGCTGCAGCACTCAGTCCAGAATCAGAAAACCAGTCCAACGGAACGCCTGATCGCAGACCATTTGCTGAAACAGAGTCCGCAGACATTTGAAGATGTCATTCGCGGCTATGCAAGTCTGTTCAAACAGATTGATCAGGCATGGGACACGCGAATCGTGACGGCTGCCAGACCGGGGCAACAGAAAACCTCCCAGCCATTTCCTGAAGCCAGTACAGATGTTTTGAACGCCTTTTACAGTCCGCACTCCCCGCTGGTCATGCCGCTGCACGGATACACGGTGCTGCGTCTCTTCCCGGATCGAAAACAACAGCAGAAAGTCAAAGAACTGAACGACGCGCTCGATCAGGCCCGCGCGGCAGCGCCCGCGGAACTGGCTCAGATGCTGGCACTCCAGGATGCAAAACAGATCATCGAACCCCGCGTCTTCAAACGCGGCAACCCCGGCATGCCGGCCCAGGCAATTCCCCGCCGTTATCTGCACTTTTTTGATCAGGTTTCAGCAGAGCCATTTTCCCAAGGCAGCGGGAGACTCGAACTGGCACAGGCCATTATTTCGCCTGAGAATCCACTGACTGCCCGCGTGATCGTCAATCGCGTCTGGCAGCATCATTTCGGACAGGGGCTCGTCTCCACTCCCAGTGATTTCGGCATCCAGGGTGCTAAACCCAGCCACCCCGAACTGCTCGATCACCTGGCCCGCTGGTTCATGCAGCACGACTGGTCCATCAAACAACTTCACCGCTATATCATGTCCTCCGCCACGTATCAGCAGCAGAGCCGCTCCAACGTTGCCGGCGAGAAACGAGATCCCGCCAACAAACTTCTCTGGCGCATGAATCGCAGACGGCAGGATTTCGAAACGATGCGCGATACCCTGCTGCAGGTCAGCCACCAGCTCAATCTGACTGTGGGAGGCAAATCCGTCCGAGGCATCGCAGCCACTGCCAACAAACGCAGAACCTTATATACGTTCATCGATCGTCAGAACGTTCCCGGGCTGCTTCGTACCTTTGATTTCCCTTCACCGGATGTCAGCAGCGGTGCGCGGAATTCCACCTCGGTTCCCGGGCAGTCTCTGTTCCTCATGAACCATCCCCTCGTATTGAATGCCGCCCGCATTCTGGGAGAACAGGCACACAAGTCACCAGATTCCCAGGCAGGCATCCGGCAATTATTTCAGTCAATTCTGCAACGCGAACCGACTTCCGATGAATTACAGGCAATGCAGCAATTCCTGGAATCAGACCAGGTCGAATCTCCGCCAGCACCTGTAATCGCAGAATGGGAATACGGCTACGGAGCCTACGACGAAAAAACAGAGACCCTGTCCAATTTCAAATCACTTCCCTTTTGGAACGGAAAACAGTATCAGGGCGGAAACAAGCTCCCCGACCCTAAAATCGGTTGGGTCTTTTTAGACAACACGGGTGGCCATCCCGGGAATGACATGCAGCATGTCGCCGTCATCCGCTGGCGGGCCCCCGAGACGATGACCGTCTCCCTGCACGGCAAACTGTCCCATGAACTCCCCCAGGGTAATGGTGTCCGGGGTCGCGTGCTCATCGCGGGTAAGAAAGTCCTCGGTCCCTGGACACTCCACCAGAAATCGGTCGACACCAACCTTGAGAAGATCCAGCTCAAACAAGGTCAGACTATCGATTTCGTGGTCGACATCGCTGGACAGCTCGGCTTCGACTCCTTTGCCTGGTCTCCCGAAATCAAAACACAATCGCTGGCGCTCACGGCTACCTCCGGTAAAAAAACAGAGCAGACACCAGCACGCCAGTGGAACTACTCCCGGGATTTCAGAAAACCGGAACCGGTCCGGATTACCCCCTGGCAAAGCCTGGCACAGATTCTTCTGTTATCCAACGAATTTCAGTTTATAGATTAG
- a CDS encoding succinylglutamate desuccinylase/aspartoacylase family protein gives MTQTPIRTQIDFEQPGTQWSTLNIPFSYNLSGWSQLQIPIATMANGDGPTVLLMAGNHGDEYPGPIAIMKLMKTLQLEQISGRIIFIPAINIPAAKAATRLSPLDGKNLNRCFPGNAEGTITEIMAHYLTTEIFPRVDVVIDLHTGGRGVYFYPCAHLHLVDDLEQRRRMAQATLAYNTDFAFLYADIAGKGLLPVEAENMGKTVVTTEMGGGEVTPASVHRTTQSGLHNVLIHLKVLQGEEQSRADLGLAPTRWIQALDADDYIFAPESGLFESFVDVGADVSAGQPLGGLYFLERPDREPTIIEAPSDGIAIAHRGPTLTSQGDILFCLAHDVDPAVLKTFE, from the coding sequence ATGACACAAACCCCCATTCGTACGCAGATCGACTTTGAACAGCCCGGTACTCAATGGAGTACGCTCAATATCCCTTTCTCTTACAACTTGAGCGGCTGGTCACAACTGCAGATTCCCATCGCCACCATGGCCAACGGCGATGGCCCCACCGTACTCCTCATGGCCGGTAATCACGGAGACGAATACCCCGGCCCCATCGCCATTATGAAACTGATGAAAACCCTGCAGCTGGAACAGATTTCCGGCCGCATCATCTTCATCCCCGCGATCAACATCCCCGCCGCCAAAGCAGCCACGCGACTCTCCCCCCTGGATGGCAAAAACCTCAACCGCTGTTTTCCCGGAAACGCGGAAGGCACCATCACCGAAATCATGGCCCACTACCTCACCACGGAAATCTTTCCGCGGGTTGATGTCGTCATCGACCTGCACACCGGCGGACGCGGCGTTTACTTTTATCCCTGTGCCCACCTGCACCTGGTCGATGATCTCGAACAGCGCCGCCGTATGGCTCAGGCCACACTCGCTTACAACACCGATTTCGCATTCCTTTACGCCGACATCGCCGGCAAAGGGCTCCTGCCCGTCGAAGCCGAAAACATGGGCAAAACCGTCGTCACCACCGAAATGGGTGGCGGCGAAGTGACTCCGGCCAGCGTGCACCGCACGACTCAGTCCGGTTTGCACAATGTCCTGATCCACCTCAAGGTCCTGCAGGGAGAGGAACAAAGCCGCGCCGACCTCGGCCTGGCTCCCACCCGCTGGATTCAGGCTCTCGACGCCGACGACTATATCTTCGCTCCTGAGTCCGGCCTGTTTGAAAGTTTCGTCGATGTCGGAGCCGATGTCTCTGCGGGACAGCCTCTGGGAGGGCTCTATTTCCTCGAACGCCCGGACCGCGAACCGACAATCATCGAAGCCCCCTCAGATGGCATCGCGATCGCCCACCGCGGTCCCACCTTAACCAGCCAGGGGGACATCCTCTTCTGTCTTGCCCATGATGTGGATCCTGCTGTACTGAAAACGTTCGAATAA
- a CDS encoding mandelate racemase/muconate lactonizing enzyme family protein — translation MKIEQIVCQILRSGSVTNKTASCQDSVLVRIKTDNGLEGIGEADSSPEVVKAIIDAPYSHNVACGLRELLIGENPLETERLWQKMYRHTMYFGRTGVTITAMAAIDMALWDLKGKHFGEPIHRLLGGAHHSEFRAYASILFGKDGQETCDIAQRWIENGYTAVKFGWEPMGESEALDIELVAGAREGMGDGTLLIDAGCVWDARTALQRANAFADYNIGWLEEPLFPHDVAGYAWLKDRSPVPIAAGEEECGRESFGPYIEQRALDVYQIDLARNGFTEASYLKQRISDIGARPCNHCYTSPITVAASLHWLATCKDAFIFEDCVEDEPIRNELTYEKVQAENGIIQVPDQPGLGVTLNEEFVAAHIVSESK, via the coding sequence ATGAAAATTGAACAAATCGTCTGCCAGATCCTCCGCTCAGGTTCCGTCACCAATAAAACCGCCAGTTGCCAGGATTCGGTTCTCGTCCGCATTAAAACTGACAACGGCCTGGAAGGGATTGGCGAAGCCGACTCCTCTCCCGAAGTGGTCAAAGCCATCATCGACGCCCCTTACAGCCACAACGTGGCCTGCGGATTAAGAGAGCTCCTGATCGGCGAAAACCCGCTGGAAACTGAACGCCTCTGGCAGAAAATGTATCGCCACACCATGTACTTCGGCCGCACCGGTGTCACCATCACCGCGATGGCCGCGATCGACATGGCCCTCTGGGACCTCAAAGGCAAACACTTCGGCGAACCGATTCATCGCCTGCTCGGCGGCGCCCATCACAGTGAATTCCGTGCCTACGCTTCAATTCTGTTCGGCAAAGATGGCCAGGAAACCTGCGACATCGCCCAGCGCTGGATCGAAAACGGTTACACCGCCGTCAAGTTCGGCTGGGAACCGATGGGAGAGTCGGAGGCACTCGACATCGAACTGGTAGCGGGAGCCCGTGAAGGCATGGGAGACGGCACTCTGCTCATCGACGCTGGCTGTGTCTGGGATGCCAGAACCGCCCTGCAGCGGGCCAACGCCTTCGCCGATTACAATATCGGCTGGCTCGAAGAACCACTCTTCCCTCATGATGTCGCCGGCTATGCCTGGCTCAAAGATCGCTCCCCCGTCCCCATCGCTGCTGGCGAAGAAGAATGCGGGCGCGAATCCTTCGGCCCCTACATTGAACAGCGAGCCCTTGATGTCTACCAGATCGACCTCGCCCGTAACGGCTTCACCGAAGCCTCCTATCTGAAACAGCGGATTTCCGACATTGGTGCCCGTCCCTGCAATCACTGTTACACCAGCCCCATCACCGTCGCTGCCTCGCTGCACTGGCTGGCTACCTGCAAAGATGCCTTTATCTTTGAAGACTGCGTCGAAGACGAACCAATCCGCAACGAGCTGACCTACGAAAAAGTCCAGGCCGAAAACGGCATTATTCAGGTTCCCGATCAACCGGGGCTTGGCGTCACGCTCAATGAAGAATTCGTTGCCGCTCATATTGTTTCAGAATCGAAATAG
- a CDS encoding glycosyltransferase family 2 protein produces the protein MVGNAVWPKSARVEQLENQTKFQADPEQSLVSIVIAARNNGPFLAEAIESALNQSVECEVVYVDDCSFDNSLKIAGRYQDQGLQVIRSQFHRGVCEARNRGASFAKGDYLLFLDGDDVLQADYVQKHLDAITPETPFVYGSAEAFGAFSTFWDAPEWDDGRLWLRNFVNTSALWNRHAFETAGGWRNKINTMWDWDLALRGARLGTPAKSQAVLLYRQHPGSWSANIQTKKEERQESMLPRMRQICTRLSVGSIISGRLVDYFPQWMSAVAQAVKLINSQEPVELVLLDNSNNPRTLEQIRREAYRYLNIFESIRVVPHPVKYHHTTERDRRNKVAQFMAHACNRLKAEMKGEIHWIIEDDILIPLEAGKELTENLTTGWVPPNAVSGCYRSRHVESQFVGGYFDEEHIVKAFKELGDKITSVDYCGTGCLMYWKDRTPKYWRSHYRDSPAHDWAWCAQLKRENGEILMLPSVHCGHVQTPENILY, from the coding sequence ATGGTAGGTAATGCAGTCTGGCCAAAATCTGCGCGCGTAGAACAATTGGAAAATCAGACAAAGTTCCAGGCAGATCCGGAACAGAGTCTGGTCAGCATCGTAATCGCGGCGCGGAACAATGGACCATTTCTGGCAGAAGCAATTGAGTCTGCATTAAATCAAAGTGTGGAATGTGAAGTCGTCTATGTTGACGACTGCAGTTTTGACAACTCCCTCAAAATTGCCGGTCGATACCAGGATCAGGGGCTACAGGTGATTCGCTCGCAGTTTCACCGGGGGGTTTGTGAAGCACGGAATCGCGGTGCCTCATTTGCAAAAGGAGATTATCTGTTATTCCTGGACGGTGATGACGTTCTGCAGGCAGACTATGTCCAGAAGCATCTGGACGCCATTACTCCCGAGACTCCCTTCGTATATGGTTCTGCCGAAGCATTTGGGGCCTTTTCAACATTCTGGGATGCTCCCGAATGGGACGACGGACGCCTGTGGTTACGAAATTTCGTGAACACCTCTGCTTTATGGAATCGCCACGCATTCGAAACCGCAGGCGGGTGGCGTAACAAAATCAACACCATGTGGGACTGGGACCTGGCCCTCCGCGGTGCTCGCCTGGGTACACCAGCGAAAAGTCAGGCTGTGCTGCTCTACCGCCAACACCCCGGATCCTGGTCTGCCAACATTCAAACCAAAAAAGAGGAACGCCAGGAATCGATGCTCCCCCGCATGAGACAGATCTGCACCCGACTCAGCGTAGGATCGATCATCAGCGGCCGCCTGGTCGACTACTTTCCCCAGTGGATGTCAGCGGTTGCTCAGGCGGTCAAACTGATCAACTCACAGGAACCGGTTGAACTGGTTCTACTGGACAACTCCAACAACCCACGTACACTCGAACAAATCAGAAGAGAAGCCTACCGCTATCTCAATATTTTTGAGTCAATCAGAGTCGTGCCACATCCGGTTAAATATCACCACACGACTGAGCGTGACAGAAGAAACAAGGTGGCCCAGTTCATGGCCCATGCCTGCAATCGACTCAAAGCAGAAATGAAAGGTGAGATCCACTGGATCATTGAAGATGATATTCTGATCCCCCTCGAAGCAGGAAAAGAGCTAACTGAAAACCTGACGACAGGCTGGGTCCCGCCGAATGCAGTCTCAGGCTGTTACCGCAGTCGGCATGTCGAGTCACAGTTTGTAGGCGGTTATTTTGATGAAGAACATATCGTCAAAGCTTTTAAAGAACTGGGCGACAAAATCACGTCGGTCGACTATTGTGGTACAGGTTGCCTCATGTACTGGAAAGATCGCACGCCAAAATACTGGCGTAGCCACTATCGAGATTCGCCTGCCCATGACTGGGCCTGGTGCGCGCAGCTCAAGCGTGAAAATGGTGAAATACTGATGCTCCCCTCAGTGCACTGCGGACACGTTCAGACGCCGGAGAACATTCTCTATTGA
- a CDS encoding GntR family transcriptional regulator has translation MNDLQLVRGLGEQIVERLREDIFSGRIAEGERLRETELARRFSVSRGPIREAIQQLTWEGVLETDRNRGAMVATSAPDEITELIIPLRCTIEKYAVRLFFDQLTAEDFQVWENILLKMKQACEARDFALISEHDIAFHRSLVTRSHSPDLLAIWSAIVSRVRRHFREAHLNYKNPLQIYEEHLPIIEAFKNQSLTEALQIIENHIE, from the coding sequence ATGAATGATTTACAGTTAGTCAGAGGCCTCGGCGAGCAGATCGTTGAGCGACTCAGAGAAGACATCTTTTCTGGTAGAATCGCGGAGGGGGAACGACTGCGGGAAACCGAACTCGCCAGACGGTTTTCAGTCAGTCGCGGTCCGATTCGTGAAGCCATTCAACAGTTAACCTGGGAAGGTGTTCTGGAAACCGACCGCAACAGGGGAGCGATGGTGGCAACGTCTGCCCCTGATGAAATTACCGAACTCATTATTCCACTCCGCTGTACGATCGAAAAATATGCCGTCCGACTGTTCTTTGATCAACTCACAGCGGAAGATTTTCAGGTCTGGGAAAACATCCTGCTGAAGATGAAGCAGGCATGCGAAGCCCGCGATTTCGCCCTGATTTCTGAGCATGACATTGCCTTTCATCGCTCCCTGGTAACACGTTCCCACTCACCAGACCTGTTGGCAATCTGGTCTGCCATCGTTTCACGCGTCAGACGACATTTTCGCGAAGCACATTTGAACTACAAGAATCCATTACAGATCTACGAGGAACATCTGCCGATCATCGAAGCGTTCAAAAACCAGAGCCTGACTGAGGCGCTGCAAATCATCGAAAATCATATTGAGTAG
- a CDS encoding DUF1501 domain-containing protein, with translation MHQFSHNPFLTRREMLTRSGMGMGMLALAGLTSQESLQAAKQTASVTRHHPARAKQVVHLFMNGGPSHVDTFDPKPLLKKFHGKPLPNPNLPTERKTAGALGSPFQFHKFGESGIEVSELFQKTAAHIDDMCVIRSMHSDIPNHEPSLLLMNCGDNALPRPSFGSWVNYGLGTLNENLPGFVVLCPNGFPVVGPKNWRSAFLPGSFQGTHLDTKETDVTRLIENINNPQKPERQRRQLDLLQQFNQRHLAQRGHDPLLEARIQSFELAYRMQFAASDVLDLSKEPKHIHEMYGDGLQGRQLLMTRRLLEQGVRFIQVWHSGGQEWDHHSGIEKNLKRLCGQWDQPIAAFLRDLKQRGMLDSTLVLWGGEFGRTPVAELPAMNGRDHNHYGFSMWMAGGGVRGGHVHGATDETGFAASENKVHVHDLHATMLHLLGIDHERLTYRYAGRDFRLTDVHGRVVKEIIS, from the coding sequence ATGCATCAGTTCAGCCATAACCCGTTCCTGACACGACGCGAAATGCTGACCCGCTCCGGCATGGGGATGGGGATGCTCGCTCTCGCTGGTCTGACCTCTCAGGAAAGCCTGCAGGCAGCAAAACAGACCGCTTCCGTCACCCGCCACCATCCTGCCCGGGCCAAACAGGTCGTGCATCTGTTTATGAATGGCGGCCCCTCCCACGTCGATACTTTCGACCCCAAGCCGCTGCTGAAGAAATTTCATGGCAAACCACTGCCCAACCCTAATCTACCCACGGAACGCAAAACCGCCGGCGCACTGGGTTCTCCCTTCCAGTTTCATAAATTTGGTGAATCCGGTATCGAAGTCAGCGAACTGTTCCAGAAAACAGCCGCCCATATCGACGACATGTGTGTCATCCGCTCCATGCACTCTGATATTCCCAATCATGAGCCTTCACTCTTACTCATGAACTGTGGCGATAACGCCCTGCCCCGCCCCAGTTTTGGATCCTGGGTCAATTATGGTCTGGGAACGCTCAATGAAAATCTGCCCGGCTTCGTCGTGCTTTGCCCCAACGGTTTTCCTGTCGTCGGCCCCAAAAACTGGCGATCCGCATTTCTGCCAGGCTCATTTCAGGGAACTCATCTGGACACGAAAGAGACCGACGTCACACGTCTGATTGAAAACATCAACAACCCACAGAAACCGGAACGTCAGCGACGTCAGCTCGATCTGCTGCAGCAGTTCAACCAGCGGCACCTCGCACAACGCGGACACGATCCCCTGCTCGAAGCCCGCATCCAATCTTTCGAACTCGCTTATCGCATGCAGTTCGCTGCTTCGGATGTGCTTGACCTCTCCAAAGAACCGAAACACATTCACGAAATGTACGGCGACGGTCTCCAGGGCCGCCAGTTACTGATGACACGCCGCCTGCTCGAACAGGGAGTCCGTTTCATCCAGGTCTGGCACAGTGGCGGACAAGAATGGGATCATCACAGTGGAATTGAAAAGAATCTGAAACGCCTCTGCGGGCAGTGGGACCAGCCCATCGCCGCATTTCTAAGGGACCTCAAACAGCGGGGCATGCTCGATTCCACACTCGTACTCTGGGGAGGCGAATTCGGCCGTACTCCGGTCGCGGAACTTCCCGCGATGAATGGACGCGATCACAATCATTACGGTTTCAGCATGTGGATGGCCGGTGGAGGCGTCCGAGGAGGACACGTACATGGCGCCACCGATGAAACCGGCTTCGCGGCCTCTGAAAATAAGGTTCATGTGCACGACCTGCATGCCACCATGCTGCACCTGCTCGGTATCGATCACGAACGGCTCACTTACCGTTACGCAGGTCGCGACTTCCGTCTGACCGACGTGCACGGACGCGTCGTCAAAGAAATTATCTCATAA